The proteins below come from a single Candidozyma auris chromosome 3, complete sequence genomic window:
- a CDS encoding phosphopantothenate--cysteine ligase CAB2, translating to MPPPQKNYHTAAPEPETAIDRSHGDFPVAGDSDEEVYFKTHKAPSYLAEIEEQTKQFVEYHAETTGKRIALVTSGGTTVPLENNTVRFIDNFSAGTRGATSAEYFLENGYAVIFLHREFSLLPYSRHYSHTTNCFLDYMIEKDNKVEINPEFADEMLVVLRKYQQAQKSNSLFLVPFTTVNQYLYTLKSMSTILQRIHTKALFYLAAAVSDFFLPSSRMPQHKIQAQPSGKLVVDLEQVPKFLRRLVDSWAPQAMIVSFKLETDNSILIKKAKDALSRYQHQLVIGNLLQSRKNEVVIVTPNGEQEWIRLTEEDKSKKVEIESLIIPAVKHKHEEWMKSWQQNSTA from the coding sequence ATGCCTCCACCACAAAAAAACTATCACACAGCGGCGCCCGAACCGGAGACGGCAATTGATCGTTCTCATGGAGATTTTCCTGTGGCCGGTGACTCCGATGAGGAGGTCTACTTCAAGACACACAAGGCACCTTCATACTTGGCAGAAATCGAAGAGCAAACGAAGCAATTTGTTGAGTATCATGCCGAAACGAcaggaaaaagaattgcaCTTGTTACTTCGGGAGGAACTACGGTCCCTTTGGAGAATAACACTGTTAGATTCATAGACAATTTCAGCGCCGGTACGAGGGGTGCTACTTCTGCAGAGTATTTCTTAGAAAACGGCTATGCCGTGATTTTCTTACACAGAGagttttctttgcttccatATTCCAGGCATTACAGTCATACAACGAATTGTTTCTTGGACTATATGATCGAGAAAGATAATAAGGTTGAAATCAACCCAGAGTTCGCCGACGAGATGCTTGTCGTTTTGCGCAAGTACCAGCAGGCTCAGAAGTCCAACTCTCTATTTTTGGTACCTTTCACAACTGTCAACCAGTATTTGTACactttgaagtcaatgtCTACCATTTTGCAACGGATCCACACGAAAGCTTTATTTTACCTTGCAGCAGCTGTGTCGGACTTCTTCTTACCGTCTTCAAGAATGCCTCAGCATAAGATTCAAGCACAACCAAGTGGTAAGCTCGTTGTTGATTTGGAGCAGGTTCCGAaattcttgagaagattggtgGATTCATGGGCTCCGCAGGCAATGATCGTGTCTTTCAAATTGGAGACAGACAACTCtattttgatcaagaaagcaaaagacGCTTTGTCCAGATATCAGCATCAGCTTGTCATCGGAAACTTGCTACAATCTAGAAAGAATGAAGTCGTGATTGTTACGCCAAATGGAGAGCAAGAATGGATTCGCTTGACTGAGGAAGATAAGAGTAAAAAGGTTGAAATTGAGTCTCTCATTATACCTGCTGTGAAACATAAGCACGAAGAGTGGATGAAACTGTGGCAGCAAAATAGCACCGCGTAA
- the CRZ1 gene encoding DNA-binding transcription factor CRZ1 codes for MSSNVVKREEEELYDMLNLSPPHFDASLNMSSPTSVLSKDMFDHGNGTATNGMLADSPVIMNQEQLIQNQHDSFARNVNINLSQDNGVTSSLHPNPSGLDISPSLNVNTTQKLQVSSDFLSPHNFPNSSSYLNPRSPDTYSSHSLYSDQSSNPGSPYQDAMSHFSEAYSDVGQQHISQNDYLDTSANVRRDTNGGSFNRDIYLGESVSSTNLMSMSTQSFHQRTTQQEQQFTNEQNYKDSLSMPIPSINAAPYENSYDRLTENNLMNYTENINTSRPYPLQEQKEITISIEQAPDIVAAKTPSLFSNSSHNSSAQNSPGQQYSASNSLKPQGSAGNLSSTSQANSQMSPSSPSDQNESSLLKPEEFQSVKRGRQKVHSLKTHSRSRSPNNSGYSSEEIDDDESASVGENAVASREKMLELASTTQSTRRTQKHPSLYACHLCDKRFTRPYNLKSHLRTHTDERPFTCNVCGKAFARQHDRKRHEDLHSGEKKFQCKGLLKDGTPYGCGRKFARADALRRHFQTESGKECIRALVEEDERERQAGNGNESGIQLPSGDYLSPSSINQYQNVPQVAISPPD; via the coding sequence ATGTCTCTGAACGTCGTGAAAAgggaagaggaggagctttACGATATGCTCAACTTGTCTCCTCCCCATTTCGACGCCTCCCTTAACATGTCGTCCCCGACCTCGGTCCTCTCCAAAGACATGTTTGACCATGGAAATGGGACAGCCACAAATGGGATGCTAGCGGATTCTCCAGTGATCATGAACCAGGAGCAGCTTATACAGAACCAACATGACTCATTTGCTAGAAAtgtcaacatcaacttATCCCAAGATAATGGCGTCACCAGTCTGCTACATCCTAACCCTTCTGGGCTCGACATATCTCCTTCCCTAAACGTCAATACCACCCAAAAACTACAGGTGTCACTGGACTTTCTTTCGCCGCATAATTTTCCCAACTCGTCATCCTACCTAAATCCTCGAAGCCCAGACACCTATTCTTCTCACTCTTTATACTCTGACCAATCGCTGAACCCAGGTTCTCCCTACCAAGACGCCATGTCTCATTTCAGTGAAGCCTACTCCGACGTTGGACAGCAACATATATCCCAAAACGACTACTTAGACACTTCGGCAAATGTCCGCCGTGACACCAACGGAGGTTCCTTCAATAGAGACATCTACCTCGGCGAGTCCGTCTCCTCCACAAACTTGATGAGTATGTCGACGCAAAGTTTTCACCAGCGAACAACGCAGCAAGAGCAGCAGTTCACAAATGAGCAAAATTATAAAGACCTGTTAAGCATGCCTATACCCTCGATCAATGCAGCTCCTTACGAAAATCTGTACGATAGACTCACAGAaaacaacttgatgaactaCACGGAAAACATCAACACGTCTCGTCCCTACCCACTACAAGAGCAGAAAGAAATCACAATATCAATTGAGCAAGCTCCAGACATTGTTGCTGCAAAGACCCCTTCATTGTTCAGTAACTCGTCCCACAACTCTTCAGCTCAGAATTCTCCTGGCCAGCAATACTCCGCAAGTAACAGCTTGAAGCCTCAGGGTCTGGCGGGGAACCTCTCAAGTACGTCACAGGCAAATTCACAAATGTCCCCTTCAAGCCCGTCTGATCAAAACGAGAGCAGTTTACTCAAACCAGAAGAGTTTCAGAGTGTCAAGCGCGGGAGACAAAAGGTGCACTCGCTCAAGACGCACTCAAGACTGCGGTCGCCAAATAATTCTGGCTATTcaagtgaagaaatcgaTGACGACGAGTCCGCGAGTGTCGGTGAAAATGCTGTGGCCTCTCGTGAGAAGATGCTAGAGCTCGCTCTGACAACGCAGTCCACAAGGCGAACACAGAAGCATCCCTCTTTGTATGCCTGCCATTTGTGTGACAAAAGATTCACCAGACCGTACAATTTGAAGTCACACTTGAGAACACATACTGATGAGCGTCCCTTCACATGTAATGTGTGTGGTAAGGCGTTTGCCAGACAGCACGATAGAAAACGTCACGAGGACCTTCACTCTGGTGAGAAGAAATTTCAGTGCAAGGGTTTGTTGAAAGATGGAACACCATATGGATGTGGTCGAAAGTTTGCAAGGGCAGATGCTCTCAGAAGACATTTTCAGACAGAATCAGGCAAGGAGTGCATCCGTGCGCTCGTAGAAGAGGATGAGCGAGAGAGACAAGCAGGTAACGGCAACGAATCTGGAATACAACTACCCAGCGGAGATTATCTCAGCCCGTCCAGCATCAACCAGTATCAGAACGTTCCTCAAGTCGCCATCTCGCCACCAGACTAG
- the TRM12 gene encoding tRNA(Phe) (4-demethylwyosine(37)-C(7)) aminocarboxypropyltransferase has translation MGTQIVVKKPLLIKLIKSKLEISDALDKSRKISKKDGNALLYSTASVSELSTLLREYEKEISMTEDDSRPIERKTHLRDEVADIIGEYHNELLATVPKKWSLYPPMVLFNNGTFDTPDWANYFLKNGTTLLFDHLSDSFFKGYTHYAVNKPIIEEDVMRRPFSLVPLHGDFGPEPTTQMFESPSGLDIERTFWCTVTQNGISQEWAPRYTMFSRGNITEKKRLLDSYRNLTGENVVDLYAGIGYFTLSYLANGATVYCWEINPWSIEGLLRGLKKNGCKFCLIKDGDNFDATTHSEALGSGVNAFVFHESNEHAVERLSRLDLAIAHYNLGLLPTSRQGWEVVRRLESHKSKGPKVSPALVHAHENVHKNDFDQIVKEIETFFDGRVIQLNKVKTFAPDIWHIVLDVQLQI, from the coding sequence ATGGGCACCCAGATCgttgtgaagaagccattgttgatcaaattgaTAAAGAGCAAGCTTGAAATATCCGATGCTCTAGATAAATCGAggaaaatatcaaaaaaaGATGGTAATGCGTTGTTGTACTCCACAGCATCTGTGTCGGAGTTGAGCACATTGCTAAGAGAGTacgagaaggagatcaGCATGACAGAGGATGATTCAAGGCCAattgaaagaaaaactcATCTACGCGATGAAGTGGCCGATATTATAGGAGAGTATCACAATGAGCTACTAGCTACGGTGCCCAAAAAGTGGTCGTTGTACCCGCCAATGGTTCTTTTTAACAACGGGACCTTCGATACGCCAGACTGGGCAAATtactttttgaagaatgggACAACATTGCTATTTGATCATTTACTGGACTCATTCTTCAAGGGATACACGCATTACGCTGTGAATAAACCTATCATAGAGGAGGATGTCATGCGCAGACCTTTCAGCTTGGTGCCATTGCATGGAGACTTTGGACCTGAGCCCACTACACAAATGTTCGAAAGTCCTCTGGGCTTAGACATTGAGAGGACCTTTTGGTGCACGGTAACACAGAACGGCATTTCTCAGGAGTGGGCTCCTCGGTACACTATGTTCTCCAGAGGCAATATCACCGAGAAAAAACGGCTTCTAGACAGCTATAGGAACCTCACGGGCGAGAATGTGGTCGACCTATATGCTGGTATTGGATACTTTACTCTCTCATACTTGGCCAATGGTGCTACAGTGTATTGCTGGGAGATCAATCCATGGTCCATTGAGGGTCTTCTTCGCGggctcaaaaagaatgggtgcaaattcTGCCTCATCAAAGACGGAGACAACTTTGACGCCACCACCCATTCTGAGGCGTTGGGCAGTGGAGTAAATGCATTCGTTTTTCACGAAAGTAATGAGCACGCCGTTGAGAGACTCTCCAGGCTTGATTTGGCCATTGCACACTACAACTTGGGACTACTACCGACTCTGAGGCAAGGGTGGGAGGTAGTGAGAAGACTCGAAAGTCACAAGTCGAAAGGGCCAAAAGTTCTGCCAGCATTGGTTCACGCCCATGAAAACGTCCACAAGAATGATTTTGACCAGATTGTGAAAGAGATCGAGACCTTTTTTGATGGCAGGGTCATTCAGTTGAACAAAGTCAAAACATTTGCTCCCGACATCTGGCACATTGTCTTAGATGTTCAACTACAAATCTAG
- the SAM50 gene encoding SAM complex subunit SAM50, whose amino-acid sequence MSLDHEESMIDRISVGADVDDVSNLSAEEKELRKLLASKQELMMNQSRAYLEDLFKENSTIPIKLKNVQVTNSQYFRHSFLQTQLSPLLTGKVMSLAEFLNNLEIVHRRFLKHDILEDSMIGLHQLPKQMWNNKSPLTIDMVPVFNVVPQKRFFAKTGTNIGNGEGDGYIQFQLKNMFGGAESLVFDAITGTKTPSSYLLNYSQPVFNRADYLWGTSAFINTRKLEWIQSNVHTKGVVSRITTHFDSKFNFDIALENSWRALSNHGSKSLEVLRQSRDTFKSSLILGVTYDSRDNRIGPTSGTLAKLGVEYSGLFGFNNVRFTKFMWEGQRALALGKHHSIILTNKAGLLISGDRLKTNILDRFHVGGPNDVRSFSLNGVGPKDKNSSVGGDVFFNGGISLLSHIPKTPEDTNFKLINYLNFGKLASIDSSDRSSDVLKSMTSGYSVSAGVGVLYNHPMARFELNFGLPIVAHANDHVRKGIQYGVGVSFL is encoded by the coding sequence ATGTCCCTAGACCATGAGGAGTCTATGATAGATAGAATCTCAGTGGGTGCTGACGTGGATGATGTAAGCAATCTTTCTGcggaagagaaggagctcAGAAAGCTCTTGGCTTCAAAACAagaattgatgatgaacCAAAGCAGAGCGTACCTCGAGGATCTTTTCAAGGAGAACTCCACGATACCAATTAAATTGAAGAATGTTCAAGTAACGAACTCCCAATACTTCAGGCATTCCTTTCTTCAAACACAACTACTGCCGTTGCTTACTGGAAAAGTTATGTCATTGGCTGAattcttgaacaatttAGAGATCGTCCATAGGCGGTTTTTAAAACATGACATTCTTGAAGACTCAATGATCGGTCTACACCAACTTCCGAAACAGATGTGGAATAACAAGTCCCCTCTTACGATAGACATGGTGCCCGTGTTCAATGTAGTGCCTCAAAAGCGCTTCTTCGCAAAAACAGGCACCAATATAGGCAATGGCGAAGGTGATGGGTATATTCAATTCCAGCTTAAAAATATGTTCGGCGGTGCTGAGAGTCTTGTATTTGATGCAATTACCGGTACAAAGACTCCATCATCATATTTATTGAATtattcgcagccagtgtTTAATCGTGCAGACTACCTTTGGGGTACCCTGGCTTTCATCAATACAAGAAAGCTCGAGTGGATACAGAGCAATGTCCATACAAAAGGAGTTGTTAGCAGAATCACCACTCACTTTGACTCAAAATTCAACTTCGACATCGCATTGGAGAACAGCTGGAGAGCACTAAGTAACCATGGATCGAAATCACTAGAGGTTTTGCGCCAACTGAGAGACACATTCAAGTCGTCATTGATTCTAGGTGTCACTTACGATTCTCGGGATAATCGAATCGGACCCACCAGTGGCACATTGGCAAAGCTTGGTGTTGAGTATAGCGGgctttttggcttcaacaatgtCCGCTTCACCAAGTTCATGTGGGAGGGCCAACGGGCTTTGGCATTAGGCAAGCATCATTCAATAATCCTTACGAATAAAGCAGGATTGCTTATAAGCGGTGATCGGCTAAAAACTAATATCCTTGATCGTTTCCACGTTGGTGGACCGAACGACGTCCGTTCATTTTCACTTAATGGTGTCGGtccaaaagacaaaaactCCTCTGTGGGTGGAGATGTCTTTTTTAATGGAGGAATTTCTTTGCTCAGTCACATTCCGAAGACACCAGAAGATAcaaacttcaagttgattAATTACCTCAATTTCGGTAAATTGGCATCGATTGACTCATCAGACCGTTCCAGTGACGTTCTCAAGCTGATGACATCCGGCTATTCCGTCAGCGCTGGGGTTGGTGTTCTTTATAACCACCCCATGGCACGCTTCGAGCTCAATTTCGGGTTGCCTATAGTTGCACATGCGAACGATCATGTTCGGAAGGGGATTCAATACGGAGTTGGAGTGTCTTTCTTGTAA